One Mercurialis annua linkage group LG3, ddMerAnnu1.2, whole genome shotgun sequence DNA window includes the following coding sequences:
- the LOC126673811 gene encoding uncharacterized protein LOC126673811, which translates to MGRGRGKAKKLTVSNHDDLGSGEEEKIPAQKRRGRPQKPLKDDIDDEEVEKIEEEDGENGKTSLASKETKSLIMTENGKKRKRYSQPKEKSESVLKEENGISTRSSTDDSTKSNGFRHNGSRRKSKPRRAAEAGVECK; encoded by the coding sequence atgggtagaggtagaggaAAGGCAAAAAAGTTGACGGTCAGCAATCATGATGATCTTGGAAGTGGAGAGGAAGAAAAGATTCCGGCGCAGAAGAGAAGGGGAAGGCCTCAAAAACCGCTTAAAGATGATATCGATGATGAAGAAGTTGAAAAAATAGAAGAGGAAGACGGAGAGAATGGAAAAACAAGCCTTGCAAGCAAAGAAACTAAAAGTCTGATAATGACGGAAAATGGAAAGAAGAGGAAGCGATATTCACAGCCGAAGGAGAAATCCGAGTCCGTATTAAAGGAAGAAAATGGTATTTCTACCAGATCAAGTACCGACGACTCAACTAAGTCAAATGGGTTCCGGCACAATGGAAGCAGGCGGAAAAGCAAACCTCGTCGAGCTGCTGAGGCAGGTGTTGAATGTAAATGA